A stretch of the Arvicanthis niloticus isolate mArvNil1 chromosome 17, mArvNil1.pat.X, whole genome shotgun sequence genome encodes the following:
- the LOC143434846 gene encoding uncharacterized protein LOC143434846 — MGQTHGGVVTPLSLFLDHFKDYKIRARNRNLVVKKKRLTAFCRKEWPTFNVGWPPEGTYYLPVILRTKDIIFGRPGHPGQVPYIITWLDLVQDPPEWLKPWVPKPRAAILAPENSEKRKTETNPMAPLYPVLQGGTEEDLFSYPPYRLPPGGHPGPQPKAPRGVQGPLLVIPPHTQEKVQKELPSHPGPQPEFPGGAQGLPLVIPPDTQEQVQQELPSHPGPQPEVPGGAQGPPLVIPPDTQEQVQQELPSHPGLQPEAPEEAQGLPLVSPLHTQEKAQQELPRLPAAESLRATGPQDDEGNQLMVPYCPLAVRELYNWKCKYPQFSEKPAALINLLDSVFLTHQPTWDDCQLLLRVLFTTEEREKILIEAIKLVPGVNGSPTTKQALIDAGFYSIRPDWDFNSAEGKESLRVYHQTLMRGLRAAAQGPSHLAKVCSVHQEKAESPAAFLERIMEAYRTYTSLDPEAPENKSAVIMTFVNQAFPDIKHKLQRIDRLGEKSLQELLVVAEKVTDNREILKKKQLQAPKELQNQRLAMICAALSADSPEERHRQLRRCLDGKALIQKQLCPCLKAPLLPS, encoded by the exons ATGGGACAGACCCATGGAGGAGTGGTCACTCCTTTATCTTTGTTCTTAGACCATTTCAAGGACTATAAAATTAGGGCTAGAAATCGAAACTTAGTTGTTAAGAAGAAGAGACTAACCGcattttgcaggaaggaatggcCAACCTTCAACGTTGGCTGGCCGCCAGAGGGGACTTATTACCTACCCGTGATTTTAAGGACCAAGGATATTATTTTTGGACGACCGGGACACCCAGGCCAAGTCCCTTACATCATCACCTGGCTGGATCTGGTCCAGGACCCACCAGAATGGCTCAAGCCTTGGGTACCGAAGCCAAGAGCTGCCATACTCGCCCCGGAAAATAGTGAGAAACGAAAAACTGAAACTAATCCTATGGCCCCTCTTTATCCTGTCTTGCAGGGTGGCACTGAGGAAGACCTCTTCTCATACCCGCCTTACCGACTCCCACCAGGGGGTCACCCAGGCCCTCAACCTAAGGCCCCAAGAGGGGTTCAAGGGCCCCTCTTGGTGATCCCACCTCACACCCAAGAGAAAGTCCAAAAAGAGCTACCTAGTCACCCAGGCCCTCAACCCGAGTTCCCAGGAGGGGCTCAAGGGCTGCCCTTGGTGATCCCACCTGACACCCAAGAGCAAGTCCAACAAGAGCTGCCTAGTCACCCAGGCCCTCAACCCGAAGTCCCAGGAGGGGCTCAAGGGCCGCCCTTGGTGATCCCACCTGACACCCAAGAGCAAGTCCAACAAGAGCTGCCTAGTCACCCAGGGCTTCAACCTGAGGCCCCTGAAGAGGCTCAAGGGCTCCCCCTGGTGAGCCCACTTCACACCCAAGAGAAAGCTCAACAAGAGCTGCCTCGACTGCCTGCGGCTGAGTCCTTGAGGGCAACAGGTCCCCAAGACGATGAGGGGAACCAATTGATGGTTCCTTATTGTCCCTTAGCTGTTAGAGAGCTATATAACTGGAAATGCAAGTACCCGCAGTTCTCAGAGAAACCAGCTGCGTTAATTAACTTATTAGATTCTGTCTTTTTAACCCaccagcccacctgggatgaCTGTCAGTTGCTCTTGAGGGTCCTCTTCACTACCGAGGAGCGAGAGAAAATTTTAATTGAGGCCATAAAATTGGTTCCAGGAGTAAACGGGAGCCCAACTACTAAACAAGCTCTTATTGATGCAGGCTTTTACTCAATCAGACCAGACTGGGATTTTAACTCGGCAGAAGGTAAGGAGAGTCTCCGGGTCTACCACCAGACTCTGATGAGAGGTCTCAGGGCGGCTGCTCAGGGACCCAGTCATTTGGCCAAGGTATGTAGTGTGCATCAGGAAAAGGCAGAATCACCCGCAGCTTTTTTAGAAAGGATTATGGAGGCCTATCGGACCTACACGTCCCTAGACCCAGAGGCACCTGAGAACAAGTCAGCAGTCATTATGACCTTTGTAAATCAGGCTTTCCCTGACATCAAGCACAAATTGCAGAGAATAGATAGGCTAGGAGAGAAGAGTTTGCAGGAGTTGCTGGTGGTAGCTGAGAAAGTGACTGACAACAGAGAAATACTTAAGAAGAAACAGTTACAAGCCCCCAAGGAGCTACAAAATCAAAGGTTGGCCATGATCTGTGCGGCTCTGTCAGCAGATTCCCCGGAAGAGAGACACCGCCAACTGCGCCGATGCCTGGATGGAAAAG CCCTCATCCAAAAGCAGCTCTGCCCTTGCCTGAAGGCTCCACTTCTACCCAGCTAA
- the Vma22 gene encoding vacuolar ATPase assembly protein VMA22, with protein MAVQALREELDSKCLQLLSDLEELEAKRAALNARVEEGWLSLAKARYAMGAKSVGPLQYASCMEPQVCVRASEAQNGPQTFRVIKADAQIPEEVGPSEASLRRRKGPTKTKESGSSVVPQDPLNWFGILVPHSLRQAQASFRDGLQLAADIASLQTRISWGRSQLRGLQKKLKELDPGPV; from the exons ATGGCGGTCCAGGCCCTGCGAGAGGAGTTGGACTCCAAGTGCCTACAGCTGCTCAGTGACCTGGAGGAACTGGAGGCGAAGCGGGCGGCGCTGAACGCCCGTGTGGAGGAG GGTTGGCTCTCACTTGCCAAGGCTCGTTATGCCATGGGAGCCAAGTCGGTAGGACCCCTGCAGTATGCCTCGTGTATGGAGCCTCAGGTCTGCGTGCGCGCCAG cgAGGCCCAGAATGGACCCCAGACCTTCAGGGTGATCAAAGCTGACGCCCAGATCCCCGAGGAAGTGGGGCCTAGCGAAGCAT CTCTGCGCAGGCGCAAAGGCCCTACCAAGACCAAAGAGTCAGGATCCTCTGTAGTTCCTCAAGATCCCCTGAACTGGTTTGGAATCTTGGTTCCTCACAGTCTGCGGCAGGCCCAAGCCAGTTTCCGGGATG GCCTACAGCTGGCTGCAGATATAGCCAGCCTCCAGACTCGCATCAGCTGGGGTCGAAGTCAGCTCCGGGGCCTCCAGAAAAAACTGAAGGAGTTGGACCCTGGGCCTGTCTGA